One segment of Patescibacteria group bacterium DNA contains the following:
- a CDS encoding WecB/TagA/CpsF family glycosyltransferase, protein MQILGIKIDELNQSQVLTRIGEWLADEGQHQVATVNPEFVVMAQDYPDFQNLLNQTALNTCDGFGLVLAAKLLYRRRLPRVTGADLSRELLAGKLPTAKIYLLGGAPGVAEATRTKFVFTGIVRAEDGGKINPDGKRLERNEAVIERINASGANILLVAFGQVKQEIWIKENLDRMPGIKVAIGVGGTFDYLAGKIRRAPYCLRFIGLEWLYRLIIEPRRIGRIWRATVVFSRLAIKEKFKNKRTPKQK, encoded by the coding sequence ATGCAAATATTAGGAATAAAAATCGACGAACTTAATCAAAGCCAAGTCTTGACACGGATAGGGGAGTGGCTGGCTGACGAGGGCCAGCATCAGGTTGCTACGGTCAATCCGGAATTTGTCGTTATGGCGCAAGATTATCCTGATTTCCAAAACCTGCTTAATCAAACCGCCCTTAACACCTGCGACGGCTTTGGCCTGGTTCTGGCCGCCAAGTTACTGTATAGACGCCGGTTACCCCGCGTGACTGGGGCGGATTTGAGTCGTGAACTGTTAGCGGGAAAACTGCCAACGGCAAAAATTTATTTGCTAGGAGGCGCGCCCGGCGTAGCTGAAGCAACACGAACAAAATTTGTGTTCACTGGAATTGTCAGAGCGGAAGACGGCGGCAAAATAAATCCTGACGGCAAACGATTAGAACGTAATGAAGCAGTGATTGAAAGAATCAACGCTTCTGGCGCCAATATTTTGTTAGTCGCTTTTGGCCAAGTCAAACAAGAGATATGGATTAAGGAAAATTTAGATAGAATGCCCGGCATTAAAGTAGCTATAGGCGTCGGTGGCACCTTTGACTACTTAGCCGGAAAAATTAGACGCGCACCCTATTGTCTACGTTTTATCGGCCTGGAATGGTTATATCGATTGATAATTGAACCGCGACGAATAGGAAGAATCTGGCGCGCCACAGTAGTATTCAGTCGGCTGGCGATAAAAGAAAAATTTAAAAATAAAAGAACACCTAAACAAAAATAA
- the amrB gene encoding AmmeMemoRadiSam system protein B produces MSLIFAAITPHPPILIPAIGKDNIKQIDKTKLAMEKLEEELYSAKPDIIMIISPHGEMSADSFTVNLSDSYEVNFESFGDFTTKLKLKGETVLMTMGKEKIAAKSPLNIISESILDHGAGVPLFYLMRHLPQVPIIPLSFSMLDNQAHVEFGKSLKELILSTDKRVAVIASGDLSHCLTKNAPVPYNPAGKDFDQTLIELVKKCDTQGITNLDRKLVNDAAECGLRSILILSGILSDMKCQPEVLSYEGPFGVGYLVVEIKLD; encoded by the coding sequence ATGTCACTCATATTTGCAGCTATTACGCCGCATCCGCCGATTTTGATACCGGCTATTGGCAAAGACAACATCAAACAGATTGATAAAACCAAATTGGCCATGGAAAAATTGGAGGAAGAATTGTATTCGGCCAAACCGGACATTATCATGATTATTTCACCTCATGGCGAAATGAGCGCGGATTCTTTTACGGTGAATTTAAGCGACAGTTATGAGGTTAATTTTGAGTCGTTCGGCGATTTTACCACTAAACTTAAATTGAAGGGGGAAACCGTCTTGATGACTATGGGTAAAGAAAAGATTGCCGCTAAATCACCATTAAATATCATTTCTGAGTCAATACTTGATCATGGCGCCGGTGTTCCCCTATTTTATTTGATGCGTCACCTGCCGCAGGTGCCGATTATTCCGCTGTCGTTTTCTATGTTAGATAATCAGGCTCATGTGGAGTTTGGCAAGAGTTTGAAAGAGCTTATTTTGAGCACCGATAAGCGCGTGGCCGTTATTGCTTCCGGCGATTTATCGCACTGTTTGACTAAGAATGCCCCCGTCCCCTATAATCCGGCCGGTAAGGATTTCGATCAGACATTAATTGAGTTGGTTAAGAAATGCGATACACAAGGCATAACCAATCTTGATCGTAAACTGGTTAATGACGCAGCCGAATGCGGTTTACGTTCCATCCTGATATTATCCGGTATCTTAAGCGATATGAAGTGTCAGCCCGAGGTCTTGAGCTATGAAGGGCCGTTCGGCGTCGGTTATCTGGTAGTAGAAATAAAATTGGATTAA
- the def gene encoding peptide deformylase, translating to MLKILTIPHPLLRKKALTIKNPLDKEIQKLIPQMVEIMLAKDGVGLAAPQIGQGIRLITVRHKDGNLVMLNPQIIKKSMIKEWDEEGCLSVPNIYGDVRRCKKITVKFVDSTGKSRKLTGEGLLARVVQHEVDHLDGVLFIDKAKNLRKLETV from the coding sequence ATGTTAAAAATACTGACCATACCCCATCCCCTACTAAGGAAAAAGGCTCTGACGATTAAAAACCCCTTAGATAAGGAAATACAGAAGCTTATTCCTCAGATGGTAGAAATTATGCTGGCTAAAGATGGAGTCGGCTTAGCCGCGCCCCAGATCGGCCAGGGCATCAGATTAATAACCGTCCGCCATAAGGATGGTAATTTAGTCATGCTTAATCCTCAAATTATCAAAAAGTCAATGATTAAAGAGTGGGACGAAGAGGGCTGTTTGTCGGTGCCTAATATTTATGGCGATGTCAGGCGTTGCAAAAAGATCACAGTCAAGTTTGTTGATAGTACCGGTAAATCAAGGAAGCTAACCGGCGAGGGGTTATTAGCCCGTGTTGTCCAACATGAGGTTGATCATTTAGACGGGGTGTTGTTTATTGATAAGGCTAAGAACTTAAGAAAATTGGAAACAGTATAA
- the fmt gene encoding methionyl-tRNA formyltransferase, with protein MKPLKIIFVGTPEFAVPYLRGLLADADFEVIGVITQPDRPSGRKQEFTSPPVKFLAVEKKLNIWQPERLRGNQELLEEIKKIDFDYLVVTAYGLIIPAEFLALAKSGNINVHPSLLPKYRGASPIQSAILNGETETGVTIMLMDEKMDHGAILTQKSIILTGEETNESLHFQLAELGVPLLVETIKDFTAGKIKPQKQDHEMATFCTTIDKEQAQIDWNKTAEEIKRKIYAFYPWPVAWTTLGGLRLKIFPPVAIIANVMGSSEPGQIKVDGGLAVCCGERWLELKQLQLAGKKAMSASDFVRGYAGLAGQVLK; from the coding sequence ATGAAACCACTTAAGATAATTTTCGTTGGTACGCCGGAATTCGCTGTTCCCTACTTGCGCGGCTTGTTGGCTGATGCCGATTTTGAGGTTATCGGTGTGATCACTCAGCCGGATCGTCCTAGTGGGCGCAAGCAAGAATTTACTTCTCCACCGGTCAAGTTTTTGGCGGTGGAAAAAAAACTAAATATTTGGCAGCCGGAAAGATTAAGGGGTAATCAAGAATTATTGGAAGAAATTAAGAAAATAGATTTTGATTATTTGGTAGTCACGGCTTACGGCTTGATTATTCCCGCAGAATTTTTGGCTTTGGCTAAGTCCGGCAATATTAATGTCCATCCGTCCCTATTGCCTAAATACCGGGGCGCTTCCCCTATTCAGAGTGCCATACTTAATGGCGAGACCGAGACCGGTGTGACTATTATGTTAATGGACGAGAAAATGGATCATGGAGCGATTTTAACGCAAAAAAGTATTATTTTAACTGGTGAAGAAACTAATGAGTCATTGCATTTTCAGTTAGCCGAGTTGGGCGTGCCCTTATTGGTTGAAACCATTAAGGATTTTACCGCCGGAAAGATTAAGCCACAGAAGCAGGATCATGAGATGGCGACATTTTGCACTACAATCGATAAGGAACAGGCGCAGATTGATTGGAATAAGACGGCTGAAGAAATAAAAAGGAAAATTTATGCTTTTTATCCTTGGCCGGTGGCGTGGACGACTTTAGGCGGTTTGCGACTTAAAATTTTTCCGCCGGTCGCGATTATTGCCAACGTTATGGGCAGTTCTGAGCCGGGGCAAATCAAAGTTGACGGCGGTTTGGCTGTTTGTTGTGGCGAGAGGTGGCTGGAATTAAAACAATTACAGTTGGCAGGTAAAAAGGCTATGTCTGCATCGGATTTTGTCAGGGGTTATGCCGGCTTGGCTGGCCAAGTATTGAAATAA
- a CDS encoding O-antigen polymerase has protein sequence MLSWFLFFIFILAAIIFGWFYFFGRERFSPAKLLLSLWSAALAVSQLHLSPLERPLTWRLWLALSLFFPLFIAAYYLAKHLTAKKLATTEKRPRMDNRLITWVIGLMVLASIAANIYIFSRFGTLPILSSIPDKMRFIINKEIFGVFEWLSLLPRLFIPLSFLELILDKQRLTRGKKIFYWLTIIIGFITLSLYASRLIIVITVLLCYFGYLIINLETIKFKKFLVSTVLAGVVILSVSIAIPAFRQFITYRDYNYTGEYNPFSYLTTISQVSLPPYLQFLTPIYLIPSFNLQALDRGMELYAGQYYLGRTELAVFNSALKIFHWPQFSAPIDWPAIFLPWWITATFLFAYFLDFGWWGIALAGLGWGVLLGVIYAFAWRRPNPLTTMLFAYFSFVCIMSIYTNYFQREELFMDLTALLCIYLITRQTKKRPQGRS, from the coding sequence ATGCTGTCTTGGTTTCTATTTTTTATTTTTATTCTAGCCGCAATTATCTTCGGCTGGTTTTATTTTTTTGGCCGGGAAAGATTCTCTCCGGCCAAACTTTTATTATCTCTCTGGTCTGCCGCTCTGGCCGTCAGCCAGTTGCATTTAAGTCCGCTGGAGCGGCCTTTGACCTGGCGCTTATGGCTGGCATTAAGCCTGTTTTTCCCGCTCTTTATTGCGGCATATTATTTAGCCAAGCATTTAACTGCCAAAAAGCTGGCGACTACAGAAAAAAGACCACGAATGGATAATCGCCTAATAACTTGGGTAATCGGCCTGATGGTTTTGGCCAGTATTGCGGCTAATATTTACATCTTCAGCCGCTTCGGCACTCTGCCCATCCTATCTTCCATTCCCGACAAAATGCGCTTTATCATTAACAAAGAAATCTTCGGTGTTTTTGAGTGGCTATCTCTTTTACCCCGTTTATTTATTCCGCTGTCTTTCTTGGAATTAATCTTAGACAAACAACGTCTGACTCGCGGAAAGAAAATTTTTTATTGGCTGACGATTATTATCGGTTTCATCACCTTATCCTTGTATGCCTCCCGCCTAATCATCGTAATTACTGTACTCTTGTGCTATTTCGGTTATCTTATTATTAACCTGGAGACCATTAAATTCAAAAAATTCTTAGTTAGCACTGTTTTAGCTGGAGTAGTAATCTTAAGCGTTTCCATTGCCATTCCGGCTTTTCGGCAATTCATCACTTATCGCGATTACAACTATACCGGAGAGTATAATCCTTTTTCTTATCTGACAACCATTTCCCAAGTCAGCTTACCGCCTTACTTGCAATTCTTAACGCCGATCTATTTAATCCCGTCTTTCAATCTGCAGGCGCTGGACAGGGGAATGGAACTCTATGCGGGACAATATTATCTCGGCCGAACCGAGTTAGCGGTTTTTAATTCAGCTTTAAAAATTTTTCACTGGCCACAATTTTCCGCGCCCATTGATTGGCCGGCAATATTTTTACCCTGGTGGATTACTGCTACTTTCTTGTTTGCATACTTTCTGGACTTCGGTTGGTGGGGGATTGCTTTAGCCGGACTGGGCTGGGGCGTGCTATTGGGAGTGATTTACGCTTTTGCCTGGCGCCGGCCTAATCCGCTGACCACCATGTTATTCGCCTATTTTTCTTTCGTCTGTATTATGTCCATTTATACCAACTACTTCCAACGGGAAGAATTATTCATGGATTTAACCGCTTTACTGTGTATTTATTTAATAACCAGACAAACAAAAAAACGCCCGCAAGGACGTTCCTAA
- a CDS encoding glycosyltransferase family 2 protein: protein MKPQLSIIIVSYKVKDLLEKCLDSIYRNQGDLTVEVFVVDNASSDGTTEMVNKRFPQSHLIASDRNLGFARANNLAIKQAAGEYVLLLNPDTEIFPDTLSKSLAAAKRHSTCGVLGVQMVYPDGRLQPSVRRLPTLWPVILMLLKLPKLFPHLKSIGHYLAEDFDYTKEQAVEQVMGAFMLIPRIVLDKVGLLDERFFVWFEEVDFCRRVSRAGYKIIYTPETKIVHYGGKSFGQQKVVTNQWRFFKSALLYFIKNSLS, encoded by the coding sequence ATGAAACCGCAACTCTCCATCATCATTGTCTCCTATAAAGTTAAAGACCTATTGGAGAAATGCCTTGACTCAATTTACCGGAATCAAGGCGACTTGACTGTGGAAGTTTTTGTCGTGGACAACGCTTCCAGCGATGGCACGACGGAAATGGTTAATAAAAGATTCCCCCAATCACACTTAATCGCCAGTGACAGGAATCTTGGCTTTGCTAGGGCCAACAATCTGGCCATTAAGCAAGCGGCGGGGGAGTATGTTCTATTGCTTAATCCTGACACCGAAATATTTCCCGACACCTTAAGCAAATCATTGGCGGCCGCTAAACGTCATTCAACCTGCGGAGTTCTGGGTGTGCAAATGGTTTATCCCGATGGCCGTTTACAACCCTCAGTCAGGCGTTTGCCGACTCTTTGGCCGGTAATCCTTATGCTCCTAAAACTGCCTAAGCTCTTCCCTCATTTAAAATCAATCGGCCATTACTTGGCTGAAGATTTCGATTACACGAAAGAACAAGCAGTAGAACAGGTGATGGGCGCTTTTATGCTCATTCCGCGCATAGTTCTGGATAAAGTCGGGTTATTGGATGAAAGATTTTTTGTCTGGTTTGAGGAGGTTGACTTCTGCCGACGCGTCAGCCGAGCCGGTTACAAAATAATCTATACGCCGGAAACAAAAATCGTCCACTACGGCGGAAAAAGCTTTGGGCAACAAAAAGTCGTAACTAATCAATGGCGTTTCTTTAAGTCAGCCTTGCTATATTTTATAAAAAACAGCTTGAGCTAA
- the rplU gene encoding 50S ribosomal protein L21, producing the protein MAKIAVIKTGGKQYLVKENDKIKVEKLVDADGSKIELETLLVADGEKVEMGEPTLAGKVLAKIIGQGRADKVTGIKYKRKTRYRKKFGHRQCFTEIIIEKI; encoded by the coding sequence ATGGCAAAAATCGCTGTTATCAAGACCGGTGGGAAACAATACCTGGTTAAAGAAAACGATAAGATTAAAGTGGAAAAGTTGGTTGACGCCGACGGCTCCAAAATTGAACTGGAAACTCTGCTTGTCGCCGATGGCGAAAAAGTTGAGATGGGCGAACCGACTTTGGCTGGCAAAGTCCTGGCCAAAATAATCGGCCAAGGACGCGCCGACAAGGTTACCGGCATTAAATACAAAAGAAAAACAAGATACCGCAAGAAATTCGGCCATCGCCAGTGTTTCACCGAGATCATAATTGAAAAAATTTAA
- a CDS encoding radical SAM protein: MPKNPSYVQSPLDRAQALRQTLITPGGRLLVADFSATLQGKDTSKVIELMPNKDGRKVFRFKFNAKDVDPLAAKAYGKNFVDLSRMSPGEVEEYLKRQEFDFALWYKHVAGYELSRALDYNAPFILQVAGCNFHSGTCDGGCLYCFVDNELNDGLQETRKKWLVDADDVIDSFLIARDKVREIYREQTGIDLNIKVLRVSGGEPTVALDWIIKLWRRIEERGEDIVGQVDTNLSTPHLWPIDYYRHLAVFPVKVLAAIKGTDNANLHDNVQANATISDQVFCLRTLVEAGLDIYPQMYNPNPATLKGWLEMIEKHIDNFALRVHIGPIKSYGPTVARLKAKALREGKDPKEFSAKKIREWDSHYLESCRIIDEYLWGKYGVLYKDTVRSDVKLKVI, encoded by the coding sequence GGCTGTTAGTGGCTGATTTTTCCGCTACCTTGCAGGGCAAAGACACCAGCAAGGTTATAGAATTAATGCCTAACAAAGACGGGCGAAAGGTTTTTCGTTTTAAATTCAATGCCAAAGATGTTGATCCCTTGGCGGCTAAAGCTTACGGCAAGAATTTTGTTGATCTCAGTAGAATGTCACCAGGTGAAGTCGAGGAATACCTCAAACGTCAGGAATTTGATTTTGCCCTATGGTATAAACATGTAGCCGGTTATGAGCTGTCCCGCGCCCTGGATTATAACGCGCCATTCATTCTGCAAGTGGCCGGCTGTAATTTCCATTCCGGAACCTGTGACGGCGGATGTTTATACTGCTTCGTGGATAATGAACTCAATGACGGCCTACAGGAAACCAGAAAGAAATGGCTGGTTGATGCTGACGATGTTATTGACAGCTTTCTAATAGCCAGAGACAAAGTACGGGAAATCTATAGGGAACAAACCGGAATTGATTTGAATATTAAGGTCCTGCGCGTTTCCGGCGGTGAGCCGACTGTAGCGCTGGATTGGATCATTAAACTCTGGCGCCGAATTGAAGAACGAGGAGAAGATATTGTCGGGCAAGTGGACACCAATCTTTCCACACCCCATTTATGGCCGATTGATTATTACCGCCACCTGGCAGTTTTTCCGGTTAAAGTTTTGGCTGCCATTAAGGGCACCGACAACGCCAATCTTCATGATAACGTCCAAGCCAATGCCACCATTTCCGATCAAGTCTTCTGCCTGCGCACGCTAGTTGAAGCGGGGTTGGATATTTATCCGCAGATGTATAACCCAAATCCGGCCACCTTAAAAGGTTGGCTGGAAATGATTGAAAAACACATTGATAACTTCGCTTTGCGCGTCCATATTGGCCCGATAAAGTCCTACGGACCGACTGTCGCCCGACTCAAGGCCAAGGCCTTAAGGGAGGGCAAGGATCCGAAAGAATTCAGCGCTAAAAAAATTAGAGAGTGGGATAGCCACTACCTGGAATCCTGTAGGATTATTGATGAATACTTGTGGGGCAAATATGGCGTACTCTATAAAGATACGGTACGATCAGATGTAAAATTAAAAGTGATTTAG